Part of the Anoplolepis gracilipes chromosome 13, ASM4749672v1, whole genome shotgun sequence genome, TCGCTGTCGCTGCCTAGCGCGGCAGCGGCagcctctctttctctttcggcCATCTCTTTTTGCATCATTACTGACTTGCAGAAGGAGGTGATTGTCTGCTAATTTTCCTCGCTCTCGACCATCTTCAGAGTTACGGTCGAGAACGAGAGGTCTTCCCCAATAGTGTTTTGAAGGACACGACGCTCATTTGCCCACGCTGGACAATGTTCCAGCGTGTGCTGCGCCGTGTTCCTCTCTTCCGTGCAATGGTGGCATTGCGCGGTGCGTTCCCTTCCGATTTTTTCCAGGTATGCACCGAAAACATCCATGTCCGATAAATACCTGGTCAAGTGGAATGATAGCTTGCCGTGGGACCGCTCTGTCCATTCGTTAAGGACTGATCCCACGGCCCCGGCGACCCTATTCCCGGAATCAGTTGGAGGAATGGAGGTACGTATATATCCCCTCATTCCCCCATCATTTGTCGCCGGGCTTGGAGCCTCGTGACAACTGTATTCCCAGAATCAGTTGGGGGAATAGAGGTACATATATACTCCCCCCACTCCCCCATCATTTGTCGCCGGGTTTGGAGCCTTCATGACACCTCAGATCCTGGCGGTAATTGGTACTCCTGGAGCTCCTTTGTCCTCTCGTATGTACGAGCGTGTGCTCTAGTCAGGAGCTCCATAGGTGCGAAACTAGCCAGGATCGAGGCCGCAGCGTGCGACACCGTCCTATATTCGCGGGTGAGGCGGATGGCCATCCTGCGCTGTGCACGGCGCAGGATATCACGTATAAACTTTGTGGTCACCGCCTCGACCGCCCACATTGATGTCTCGTACAGGGCAACCAAGTTGACGGTGTGCGCGTATAAGCTGCGCATTTTGTCGTCCGGCCCTCCCAGATTGGGCATCAGGCGGCTAAGTGCCTCTGATACCCTGTCCACTTTGTCGGCCAGACGACTAAAGTGGTCACGGAAATTCCATCTCCCGTCCAGTTGCCAACCCAGGTACTTCAAACTTTCTCCCAACTGGACGAGAATGTCATCCACCTGAATATGGGCCCTAGGTGGTTCCTCTGGAGACCATCATGGAAAAAGATGGCCTCCGTTTTCTTGGGGGCCACTTTTAGGCCCATATCTCTAATTGAATGCACGACGCAAGCCACCCCTATATTTGCCGTTCTTACGACTTCCTCCCAGTCATTTTCCCCGGCTAGTAGCAGTGTGTCATCGGCATAACACACTGTTTAGCAGCCGGAGGGGAGGGCAATTCAGGACACGGTCGTATGCGATGTCCATCAGAGGGGTCCTACGACTGACCCCTGAGGGACACCGCAATACATATCCCGTTGGCAGAGAGTACCGCTTTTCGCGGTAGTCTAGGCCTCTACTCTTAAAGTAGGACCCGATCACCTCCACGAAATATTGGAGAATACCGGGTGTTCTAGGACGCTCCTCACCTTTTCCCAGGGCAAGGTGTTGAATGCATTGGTAATGTTCAACGACACAGCTACAACCACCCTGCCCTGTTCCGTGTCGGACTCCACGAGGGCTCTGACATGCTTAATCGCGTCAGTGCTAGAACGCCCCTTACGGAACTGGTCCTCATGCAGGTTCGGTCCAACTCCCTTAAGATGCTGGACGAGTCGGTTGGCTATAACTCTTTCGAGAAACTTCCCGATCTTTTCCAGCAAGTAGATGGGCATAGCGTATAGACGCCGACGGGGTGCCCGCAGGTTTGCCCTTCTTCGGGATGAGGAACAAATTGGCTCTCTCCCAGACTGAGGAGAAATAACTCTCCCGAAGGCATCTCGAGAAGATGTCCCTAACCATGTCCGATAGGTGGGCCAAGGCCATTACCCAGGCCTGGTCGGGGATCCCATCAAGACTCGGGGCCTTGTTTCCTCGATTCCCTTAGTCTCTTGATCGCACCTTGACCGGCCATTTCATCGCTGGAAACCTCAAGGTTTTCGTCTCACTCCATTCTCCCCCGATCGCCCAAATGGAGATGATCCCCGGTCTTCGAAAAGAAGGTGGAGAGGGTTCTCTAGAAGAGAACTTCTAGAGAACTTCAAGGTCGAGCGACTCCGTCATGGGACGTCCAGTgccttattttattaagcacTATTTTATAAGGACGTCCCCAAGGATCTGAGTCGAGGGAGAGCAACTGCTCCTCCTACGCTTTGGCCTTGGCCCTTTTGATGGCTGCACTGAGGGAGTTTCTTGCCTCTCTGTACTCCCCCAGTGCTTCCTCCGCAGCGTCGGACAGACCGCGCCTCCTCAGTCTGGTAAGGCGGCGTCTGGCTCGGACCGAGGTTGCACGTAGCTCCGCAATTTCCTCGGTCCACCAGTACGCCGCCCTGCGCGGCCTGGGTTTGGCCCGGGGCATAGCTAGATCACACGCTCTGGTCATGAGATCCACGAGCCATTTCACCCGGCCCTCGGTGTTTTCCGGAAGTTGAGCACCGGGTCAGGTCTCCGACATCACTGCAGCCATCAGCCTGTTGGAATCTAATTTTTTCAGGGCCCATCTCTTGGGTGGGTTCCCCCCCTCGTCACCGGGGCGGCGGTTAAGCACCCCGCGGCGGGTAATGTCTATCCTTATTTGGATATATAAGTTATCCGAGAAGGTCTCTTCGTGACATCACCCGCCAGTTGGCTATTCTGTCAGCCGCAGAAGAAGACGCCCATGTTAGGTCAATAATAGACTCCTCTTGCGGTCTGACCAGGGTGCTGCTCGATCCTTGGTTGATTAACAACAGGCCGATTAACACCGCCGCCCTATTCTCCATGACCCTGCCCTTCTGATCCGTGTGCCGGGAACTCCATAGCGTATTCTTGGCGTTGAAGTTCGTGGCCACTACAATAGGCTCGGGGAGTCTCCTTTGGATGGTTAAGGCGATCTCGTCCAGAATATCCCCAAACCGGACAGGGCTTTTTATACTCTGCACTGTGCTCCACAGGCAGTGCAGAGGAAACTACGCCTGCGATGGCAATGGCGACAGTCCTCCATCCAGTGATGGTACTGAAGCGTGGGGAGATTACCATGGATTTTGAAGCTGAGGCAGACAACAACTGCCAATCAGTTGGGTTGAAAAGACCCCCTACAGTGGAACCTGGCCCGTGCCTCATGGCTCCACCAGGCCTTACGGATCCAAATATAGATCTCACTCAAAACTGTGACCCTGCATCCGTGATTTCCACGTCCGAATTCAACCTAGGGAAAAGACCCAGAGGAAGTCAGATGAAAAAGCccaagaaaagaagaaaggtCGCGGGAGCCGGAGAGACATCAAATTTTTCAGCCTCTCCATCTGGAGAAGAATCCAGCGGCCGGTCCTATCGGACAAGGAGCCGCAGCGATTCTCAGAGTAGCAGCAAAAAAAAGACTGTTGCAGCGCAACTCAGGGAGGTCCCAAGAAATCTGGAAGATCTAAGGAGCCTTGATGCGTAGCGGTTATGTGAGATGTCCTTAGAATGGATAGAAGACATTGGACATATACGCGAGGGAAGTAAGAATCTCCAAGGCGGGATGATCGGCAAACTCAAAAAGAGGGAGGAGGTATTAAAAGGAGCTCTTAAGGTCTTCTTTGAGCGTGCAGAAGATACAGGAGATCCCGCGTATCACAGAAGGCAGAATGAAGAACTGCGCGCAGAGCTAGAACTCAACAAGAGAGAAACAATCAAGTTGAAGAGAATGGTTGAAGATCTTCAGCATGTTGTGAAAAAGCTCAAGGCTGAAATCCAAGACAAATAATAGGATTGATAGAGGATCCTCCCCGATAGATGTAGAAGACAGATGCCCATCTTATGTGCCATTTGTAAACCAAGAAGAAAAGGGATCCAGGTCGAGTGCTATAATCACTCAAGATGAAGTGGTTATGAGACCTCCATTTAAAGGAATATCCTCTCCTATTGTGGATCCTGATAAACTCACTGAGAAACAAATTTCGAATCTAATCATGGAATTAGCCAAAACAAGAAACGAAATGAAACAACAAAAAATGGCGAATACGACTCCTTTAAACCTGGACTGGGAGCCTCTCCCGCAAAGGAAAAACTTGGACAAGTCCAACATCCTTGTCAAGAGCAATATACAGGTGATTTCATCCAGAAAAGATCGGTTCAGCACTTCAGGAAAACCTTGGAGTGAGTGAAGCCCAAAGTAATGAGTGGACTACAATGAATAAAAGAGGCAAAAAAGCCAAAACAACGAAGCCGGAAGCTATGGCTGACAAGAAAAAGGAAGTTACTTTGGAACGGAAAAACAGAACTAACCCGGCAAAACCGACGGACAAAGACAACCCCAAGGTCATCAAAAAACGGTGGCCTTCCAAAACTGCGGCTGTGGCCGCAAAGGGAAACACGGAGGATTTCTCCTATACGGACGCCCTAAGAAATGCCAGAAAGGAGATATCCTTATCTGAACTGGGCATCTCCAATTCACGCATCAGGAATTTAGCAAACGGAGGGCTGATTATTGAGATTACAGGTCAGGACGGAGAATCCAAGGCCAAAACCCTCAAAGAAAAGCTGTCGAAAGTCCTGGGTGACAAAGTAACAGTCATGAGGCCCGTGATCAGGGCGGACTTGAGAGTTATCGGCTTTGACACCTCAGTTACGGTGGAAGAACTATAGCAAGTAATTGCGGATCTTGGCAAATGTCCCATAGATGACATCAAGGTTGGAGCAATTAGGCCATTATCGAATGACCTACGAATGGTTTGGATTCAAACACCTCTCGCGGCGACCATAAAAGGGAAGATCAGAGTTGGTTGGACTATTGTCAAAATTGAACTGCTTAAGGCACGTCCAACTCAATGCTTCCGATGCTGGGAGACAGGACACATAAGACCAAATTGTCCCTCTGAAGTCGATAGGAGCCAAGCATGGTATAGATGTGGAGTAAATGGACACAGAGCAGTCAATTGTACAGCGGAAATGTCCTACTTTCTTTGCATAGAGTAAGGGAAGGAGGATAAGCATAGAGTGGGCTGTCAATTGCAAAGCAACACCTATGAAGAGCAAGGAGGTAACCTCGGCTAGGAGGATCGAGACCATGGACCCCACCTAATGGTCAAAGTCATCCAGTGTAACCTCAACAGATACTATGCAGCGATAGATCTCCTGGATCAATTCACTGCAGAAAATAGAATAGGGATATGTGCCATCTCAGAACCCAGCCGAACCTGTGAGAACATAAACTCGCACTATAATCAGGATGGTTTTGCAGTAATAATCTGGAATCCTAGAAACTGCTTAAATGCAGTGCAATTAGTTGTGAGAGACTCCAGGGCTGTCATAGCTAAATTCGGTAGAACGCACATAATATCGTCGTGCTATATCTCCCCTAACGTAAACAAGGAGGCTTTTGTCGACCTCTTGGATGAGCTTGATCAAATGATCAGAAAGGCTCAGGCCCAAATAATTATCTGTGGCGACTTTAATTCGAAGTCACGTTTGGGAGTCTCCTATAACAGACTGGAGAGGTCGTAAGCTAGAGACCTGGGTCGCGGAACA contains:
- the LOC140672749 gene encoding uncharacterized protein, producing the protein MRGYIRTSIPPTDSGNRVAGAVGSVLNEWTERSHGKLSFHLTRYLSDMDVFGAYLEKIGRERTAQCHHCTEERNTAQHTLEHCPAWANERRVLQNTIGEDLSFSTVTLKMVESEEN
- the LOC140672750 gene encoding uncharacterized protein gives rise to the protein MPIYLLEKIGKFLERVIANRLVQHLKGVGPNLHEDQFRKGRSSTDAIKHVRALVESDTEQGRVVVAVSLNITNAFNTLPWEKLGESLKYLGWQLDGRWNFRDHFSRLADKVDRVSEALSRLMPNLGGPDDKMRSLYAHTVNLVALYETSMWAVEAVTTKFIRDILRRAQRRMAIRLTREYRTVSHAAASILASFAPMELLTRAHARTYERTKELQEYQLPPGSEVS